The sequence GATGTCGAAGGCGCGGTGCACGGCGGCGGGCGATTCGATGAGCACGTGCAACGGCAGCGCCGATGCACCTGCAGCGTCGAGCGCGGACACAGCGCGTTGCACATCGGCCACCGACTCGACCTTGGGCACCATCAGGTGCGCAAGACGGTGACCGGCATGGCCGGCGACGGTGGTCACGTCGGCGTCGAACGCCGGGTGGTCCACCGGGTGCACACGAACGGCCACACGCGCCTGGGCCGCGGCGGCCAAGGCCAGTTCGGTGACGAGCAAGGCGTGTTCGCCCTCCCCACCCACCGGCGCACCGTCTTCGCAGTCCAGCGTCACGTCAAAGACGCAGGTGCCGAACTCCTCGGCCATCTCGGCCTGCAGCGCCAGGCTTTTTTTCATCCGCGCTTCCACCCCGCTGTAGTGGTCACAGACCGGCAGCGCGAACGCGCCGGCCTGAGCGCCCAGCAGGATGTGTCTCGGATGGATGGAGGCCAAGGCGCGGTTACCAGCGGGTTACAGCAGGTGCTTCACGCCGTCTTGTTCGCCTTGCAGCTCGGCCAGGGTCTTGTTGATGCATTCCTGCGAGAAGGCATCGATCTCCAGGCCTTCGACCACCTTGTACTCACCGTTTTCACAGGTGACGGGGAAGCCGAACATCATGTCCTTCGGAATGCCGTACCAGCCTTGCGAAGGAATGCCCATCGTGACCCACTCGCCCTTCGTGCCCAGCGCCCAGTCGCGCATGTGGTCGATGGCGGCGTTGGCGGCCGAAGCTGCGGAGGACAGGCCTCGCGCTTCGATGATGGCGGCGCCACGCTTGCCCACGGTGGGCAGGAACACGTCCTTGTTCCAGACCTGGTCGTTGATCATGTCCTTGACCGAAGCGCCATCGATGGTGGCGAAGCGGTAGTCGGCGTACATGGTGGGCGAGTGGTTGCCCCACACGGCCAGCTTCTTGATGCTGGCGACCGGCTTGCCGGTCTTGGCGGCGATTTGCGAAGCGGCGCGGTTGTGGTCCAGGCGCAGCATGGCGGTGAAATTGCCCGGCTTGAGATCGGGCGCGCTCTTCATGGCAATGTAGGCGTTGGTGTTGGCGGGGTTGCCGACCACCAGCACCTTGACGTTGCGCGAAGCCACGGCGTTGAGGGCCTTGCCCTGCGCGGTGAAGATGGCGCCGTTGATGGCCAGCAACTCGGCGCGTTCCATGCCGGGGCCACGCGGACGCGAGCCGACCAGCAGCGCGTAGTCGGTGTCCTTGAACGCGGTCATCGGGTCGCTGTGGGCTTCCATGCCGGCGAGCAACGGGAAGGCGCAATCGTCGATTTCCATCATCACGCCCTTGAGGGCCTTCTGGGCTTTCTCGTCCGGGATTTCCAGCAGCTGCAGGATCACGGGCTGGTCTTTGCCCAGCATTTCGCCGGAAGCGATGCGAAACAGCAGGGCGTAACCGATCTGGCCAGCGGCGCCGGTGACGGCAACACGAACGGGCTTCTTTTGCATGGTGAGAACTCCAGAATGAGACGAGAGGAAGGGGATGGGGTTGGGGAGCGAACACCCCGAGACAAAGGCGGCAGAAGCGGGCCAAAGGCGCACCGCTGGTGGGTCCAGGTCAGCCCGGGAGTGTACCCTCGCAAACCCTGATACGTCAATTTGTCTTATGTCTTATATAAGATATGATTCGACGTTCGTGCGCCGCCTGCGGACGCATTCAAACACCATGGCCACGACCCCACCCAGCACCCCCGACGCACCCGCGAACGACGGCCGCACCGCGCCCGAGGTGGGTGCGTCCGAGCACAGCGCGCCGGCCTTCAGCCCGCTCTACCAGCAGATCAAGACGCTGATCCTGCGCAGCCTTCAGGCCAGCGAATGGAAGCCGGGTGACATGATCCCGAGCGAATTCGACCTGGCCGCCCGCTTCAAGGTCAGCCAGGGCACGGTGCGCAAGGCCATCGACGAACTCGCCACCGACAACCTGCTGGTGCGCCGCCAGGGCAAGGGCACGTTTGTGGCCACGCACTCCGAGCAG is a genomic window of Hydrogenophaga sp. RAC07 containing:
- a CDS encoding malate dehydrogenase, whose amino-acid sequence is MQKKPVRVAVTGAAGQIGYALLFRIASGEMLGKDQPVILQLLEIPDEKAQKALKGVMMEIDDCAFPLLAGMEAHSDPMTAFKDTDYALLVGSRPRGPGMERAELLAINGAIFTAQGKALNAVASRNVKVLVVGNPANTNAYIAMKSAPDLKPGNFTAMLRLDHNRAASQIAAKTGKPVASIKKLAVWGNHSPTMYADYRFATIDGASVKDMINDQVWNKDVFLPTVGKRGAAIIEARGLSSAASAANAAIDHMRDWALGTKGEWVTMGIPSQGWYGIPKDMMFGFPVTCENGEYKVVEGLEIDAFSQECINKTLAELQGEQDGVKHLL